One Mus musculus strain C57BL/6J chromosome 2, GRCm38.p6 C57BL/6J genomic window, GCCCCCATGCCCTCAGTGGTCAGTGCTGAGATCAGCCTAGGGCACTGACCAGTATGGATAGAAGCCATCAGATGCAGCCCACCTTGCAGGTCTTGTCTGGGTAGTGAGAGGGTATCATATTGGTGACTCCACTCTCTCCAGACACATCCTTATCTGGCCCAGATGCCCACACCTGATAGCTCCCTTCCATTCTTTGCACTTTCCTATGCTGACACCCTCACCCCATGTACACCCACCCTATGCCTTTTTCACTGGGCTCTGGGCTTCCAGGTCCACTGCACAGAGAGAACCCACCCTACTCCTACAGCTATCCCTGAGCAGAGATGGGCAGGGATGATTCTTTCCATTCCTCAGTGTCCGCACTAATGCAGCAGAAATGACAGGATCAGGGGGTTTTTGGCCCTCACTAAGTGAGTTTCTTCTTCAGGATACCTGGTGGTGCCAgcaggcggtggtggtacactCCTAGGTGGCTTCCTGGTAAACAAGTTCAAGCTCCGTGGCTCTGGGATCATCAGGTTCTGTCTATTCTGCACCTTGACCAGCCTACTAGccttctttgtcttcctcatGCACTGCCCCAATGTGCACATGGCAGGTGTGACCACCGGCTACGTTGGGAGGTGAGCCTAGTAGAGACCCTACACGTGGGGGCCCTGCGTTCCTGAGGAGGGCTGGCACCGTTGGGGAGGGGGTGAAGGTCACTGTAACATGTGTAGGGAAGTCTACCAGGAAGCCTGAACACCTGCTAACATACCGCCTGATGCCGGTTCTGTAGCCTCCTGCCTAAAGGACAGCTGGACCTAAAGGCAGCTTGCAACGCCATCTACTGTTGCCAGCCGAAGCACTACAGCCCCCTGTGTGGCTCAGATGGCACCATGTACTACTCTCCCTGCTACGCAGGCTGCCCTGCTGATGCCGAGACAGACCTGGGTGGCCAGAAGGTGAGTGTGGCCACGCCCACATCCCCCTCTCTGGCCGGGACCCGGAAACTTCTGCCTTTGTGTGATCAGCACTGTTGTTGGGCTCCCCAGGTATACCGAGGCTGTAGCTGTATCCTTGAGAAGGCTTCCTCTGGCTGGGGCAATGCTACCGCAGGGAAGTGCGCTTCCACCTGTCAGAGCAAGCCCTTCCTTCTGGTTCTCGTGTTCGTTGTAATTATCTTTACATTCCTCAGCAGCATTCCAGCGCTAACTGCTACTCTACGGTAAGAAGCTCTCTCACCGCATTTTCTTTTGCAGTACCAGCAGGTGGCGCTCTACAGATGCTGCTGGGCCCTCGGGTAGCTGCAGGCCCTGGAAATGGGCCTCATTCTAGTGGCATCGGAGTTGACTGTCTCTGGTCCCCAAAGAGGTGCTTGGCACCTAGGGAGGTGGTgatgtggccttgaacttgcccaGGACTCTTGCTGGTGTATGGGGTATGAGGTGCACAGCCAAGCTTCCATGGGCTCTGATAGCGCAATTTTTATTGCAGGTGTGTCAGTGATCGGCAAAGATCCTTTGCCCTGGGGATCCAGTGGATCGTCGTAAGAACACTAGGTACTGCGTGGGGGTGAGGAAGCCGTGTACACTTGTGCAGTGCTTCAGGCATAAGGAACCAAGCATGAGGCTATGGGCCACACTGAGAAGGGCTTTTTCCCTAACTGCCCACTAGAGGGACACATTGTCCTTCTATATACCCTGTAGGTTTCTTAGCCTCAACATAAAAAGGCCCTCCTGAGAAACCATGGTGCGCCTACCCAATGCCAGTTCTGCAAAAAGGGAGTTAAGTCTCCCCTTTGCCCCTGGAACCACAAATGGACAAAGTGGCCTTGCAAGGGTCTTCCCCGATGACCTATCCTTTCTTCACCCACTAGGATATTAAGTGAACTCTCTCCTTTGGCAGGCAGTATTCCGGGGCCCATTGCCTTTGGCTGGGTGATTGACAAGGCCTGCCTGCTGTGGCAAGACCAGTGTGGTCATCAGGGCTCCTGCTTCGTGTATGAGAATGAAGCCATGAGCCGGTACATGCTCATCGCAGGGCTCACTTTCAAGGTGAGATGGCTCCTCTGGcgtctgcctccacctctgccctcccccccccccccgcctccccacCATGCTCCTACCTTGCCTTATATAAAGGCTCGGCCACGGGGTTAGGGCCACCCTGAATCCAGGAGACTTCATCTTGAGGTCCTTCCTCAGCCCTACAGAGACTGTGTTGTTAGCGGTTTCTAAGGACaagggtggtacatgccttttagGGGACCCTGTCTAGTCCGTACCAGGTCTTTCCACCTTCCCTTGGCTCCTACTTTTAACCAAAGGTGGTTCTCATTCTTTAAGTGAAGCACTGGTGTCTCATGCGGGGCTGATCATACAGAAAGGCGTGTCTTTGTTCCAGAAAGAGTAAGGCAGAGTATTACACCGGCACTCACAGCTGGGCAGAATCCCCAGGCTGGCCAGGACCAACGTCTCCTCCTGTCTCCCCAGGTGTTGGGCTTCCTCTTCTTCGTCGCCGCCTACTTTCTCTACAAGTCCCCTTCCGTGTCCTCAGATGGTCTAGAGGCCTCCCTGCCCAGCCAGTCCTCGGCCTCTGACAGTCCCACAGAACAGCTCCAGAGCAACGTGTGACAGCGCTGGCCTCTCCACATTTCCTGAGGACTCTTCCTGGAAACCCTGACCCACCCCCACAGGGCGGTAACACTGAGGACCTTGCAAAACCTCACACTGTGTTCTGGGGTCTCGCACTGCCCCACACTGTGACTGAGCAGCCTCTGAGGCGTTAAGGAGGAAGTCACGTGTGTCATAGGGGTCACATATGAACCAGACACATTCCCCAAGCCCTGGAGTCTGAAAGGGGGTCACTACATTTCATAGACCATCACCTGATCCTGATTTCCTGTGTCTACTGAGAAGCCCCATGCAGGGCAGCAGTGCCCTGGGAATGATCCTGTGGAGCCAGCTATTGGGTAATTTGCTTGAATCTGCTTACTGCCTGTCCTGGAAGCCCGGTGGCCTCCATGCGGGGCAGCAGCGACTTGAATCGTTATGTCCAGACGTATATTTTGCACTGAATGGTGTTTATGGAATCAGTTTTGTACTTGATCATGTGACTCATGTCCAAGCAAACTGCACTGAGGATTTGATCCCATCTGAGGTGCCACGCAGCTTGTGTGGACAGTGTGTTTCTATGTTTTTGGTTAGAGTGtgtacataatatattttaatatttaaaccaATGATCCTTGTGTGATGTTTTATGTCTAAGCGTCTGATTTGGCAGGTCTGTCTGCCCACATTTGGTATAGGTTTCCATAGCAATAGGGTGTCTCAGGTATTGGCTGGAGTCACAACACTCCTGGGGCTTGGGGTGGGCATCCCCACTGCCTTTGTGACCAGAAGCAAGACAATAATAGTACAGGCTCCCACTCACTGGCCCCAAGTAGACAGGCCTTAACCAGACCTCTAAACCTCCCCTACTTTCTGAATGACTCAGACCCTATCAGCAAACCTTGAGGCTGGGTAGCCAGACACTTCTTTCAGTAAGGTATGAGCTGTGTATGTGACCATATGTATACTGTGCAGATGCAAGTGTATTCGGCGTGAGGGTGTAAGTATAAAATTGAGAGACTtgcacacactcaagcacacaggcacatagaGATGGCCTCCTCTGCCGGCAACCCAACTCCAGAGAAATGAAGGATGCAGGGCCTCTCTCTGTCCCACCTCATAGCCAAGTCCCTCACCTCTACTGAGAAAatgccgggctggagagatggctcagtggttaagagcaccgactgctcttctgaaggtcctgagttcaaatcccagcaaccacatggtggctcacaaccacccataatgagatctgacgccctctcctggtgcatctgaagacagctacagtgtactcacatataataaaataaaataaatctaaaaaaaaaaaaaagaaagaaagaaagaaagaaagaaagaaagaaagaaagaaagaaagaaagaaagaaagaaagaaagaaagaaagaaagaaagaaaatgccaatGTGTTGTTTGGGATCTCACAAGCCTGTGTGTTGAGGGGGTTAATAGGAGATGTGTGTATAAATTCAtgcatatagaggtcagaggacagcctccaTATCATTCCCCAAGCcccatccaccttgttttttgagacaaggtctctcactggtcaAAGTAGACTAGGCTGTCTGCCCTAGGGGTCTACCTCGCTTCTTTCCCTAGCACAAGGATTGTGAGTGTGTGCTGTCACGGCTGGCTTTTCACACCAGTGCTGGCTGGGGATTGACCTCATGTCTTCATATCTTCACTGCAGGCACCTTCTCTACTAAGCTGTCCCCACTAGCCCATGAGCATCACCCTCCGCTGTGACCAGGACCATCGTACCTCTTATCACAAGTAGACAATGCAGGTCACAGCACCTAAGGGCCAGAGCTCAGGCTGTCTCAGAGTTCCTGTCTGGAGAAGTAATGGGCCCTTCAGGAGAACACAAGGTGTCTTAGGGGATTATGGCTGTGAACAGatcccatgaccaaggcaagtcttataaagaacaacatttaattggggctggctgacaggttcagaggttcagtccattatcatcaaggcaggagcatggcagcttccaggcaggcatggtgcaggaggaactgagaggtctacatcttcatctgaaggctgctagcagaatactaacttctagacagctaggatgaggttcttacagcccacactcacagtgtcacacatactccaacaagaccataccttctaatagtgccactccctgggctgagcatatacaaaccatcacacaaggCAACGCCCTATTACAGAGAGCAACACAGACACTCCGACACTCCACTGCAGAGTGAAATGCAGAACACATGTCCCCTCTCTCAGAAAGGCTGGCTGTTGCTCATATAGGCTGTGTCCAGCGGTTTGCCTGGTACTCATGCTGGGGTCTGAACACTGCTCCTGACCACATTTCACACCTGACATCCTCGTGTGCCCCACAGAGTGGCTGACAGAGTCCACGGCAGCCTTTTCTGACTATACCTGGACACCTCATTCTGTTTTCTGGACACCTTGATATCGTCTTCACCTTTTTAGCTGAGACACTGATACTCAGTTGACCCCACCTAGAGAAGCAACATTAGAGAAACTCCATCAGATGGCTGGCTGGCCCTTCCATGACACACAAGCTAAGATGCTCACTCCTTTTTGAAGATTTCACAGTTTaagtgggtgtcttagttagggctttactgctgtaaATAGatacatgaccaaggcaactcttataaggacaacatttaattggggctggctgacaggttcagaggttcagtccattataaggcagaaagcatggcagcatccaggcaggcatggtgctggaggagctgagaggtctacatcttgttccgaaggtaaacaggagaagactaacttccaggaagctaggaggaagctagcactcaaaacccacccctacagtgacacacttcctctaacaaagccacacctactccaagaaggccacacctcctaatagtaccactccctgagccaagcatattcagaccaccacactgGATGTATTATCATCTCTTATGTCTGGTCACCCTTAGTGTGGGCATCCAGGCACAGAATGGTCTCAACTCAGAAAAGATTACTTCTGAGGCCACTCAGGTGACAACTGAGAAAGGAGTCAAGAATCATCAATGCAGGGatagacccccccaccccccagtaccTTCCCTGGTATCCCCAAGATACCAGGACTCAGGCCATTCCATCTTTGTCCCTTGTGGTTTGCTGCCCAAGACAGGGCCACAGGATCTAGCCCACTAAGGCACAAGGATCTCGGGGACTTGGCTTTCAGTGACTCACGCTACACAAGGCACACAGGGCTAGCTTGCAGGAGCATCTGTGGAGTGCAAGGACTCAGTCAAGGTGCCTCACAATCCAAAAGCCATGGGGATGGAAACGTTTTGGCTTGCAAAAGCAAAGAGACAAAGCACAGATAAGAAGCACCCACCATGCCTGACTACACACCTGGGCTAAGCTGAGTGGGTGTCAGAAAAGGCTGCCCTATGGGGTCAGCAGCTTCCTGGATCCTGACTCTCTTGAGTTGGCAAGGTTAGAGGCTCACTTCTGGCCTGAGATATTTCCAGGAGACCATAACTGGGCTGTCAAAGCTGTGGTGTCCAGTTGGCTTTTCTCTGGTGCTCACACACGCTATAGCAGAGAGGTTCCGGGATTACAGTCCTGAGGGTAGCACAGCCATATCCTTATATTCAGTTAAAAACAACCAAGAGACAGCAGAACCGCTTTAGGCCTCAGGTGACACCTCCTCTTTCGTGGTTAGCAGACATCTGACCAGATGATTGTCTCTTTGGTTCATTGCTCCCAGATGGAAAGGAAGGGTCTCCACACCTCCACAGGGGCTGTGTACCTGGAGAGCTACATGCCAGGGGTTGCACACCTGGGAGCTGAATGCCTGGAGATCACATGCCTGCCTGTGCATGCTATGACCTCAGCTCTTCCCAGCAGGTCgttctgaacagaacactccCTGACCTATGTCAAATGCCAATCTAATATCCCAGCATACCATGTCTTCCTCAAATTGGTCCCAACTCCCAGAGCACAAAACCCTCTGTGTCCTGTACCAACCCAGTGGAGACCAAGGTCATCTCTTAGGCATCGTCTTCTCACTTCTGAGCtggtcagtctctgctccttcagcAGAGGCCTGGCAGGAACACATCACTACGGTATGGCTGGGCCGGTGCTCCCCTCAAGACTGCTCCATGGAGCTGAAAACTTGTACATCCCCTCCCGGAGGAGCTGCTTACATCACCTCCCGGGGGAGCTACTCATGTGCATATTCTAGAGCAGCTGAATCATGATCCAGAAACCCATGTCCTTCAAAAAAAGAACTACACCATGGAGCCCAGGTCCTTGGAGAAGCACtgattcccagaggcctctgagccAGGTGTGGCAAAGGCTACAGTTGGTGCTAAGAGGGACAGGAGAGTACAGAACCTCAGGACACCACAACCCAAGACCCTGCCTATGGCCCTGCTGTGTCCACGTGTGTTTAGGGTGGATCAGACCCTTCCCTGTAACAGCTGATGACATGTGTGATCTGAGGGGCCCTCAAAGGCCCATTGTGACCGCTGGAAGATGCTCAGGTCACTGGTGGCATGAGGCTCTGTTCCTGCAACCCTTATGGTTTTATGAGAGACAGTGGCTGTAAAGGAAGCAAGCCCCATGCTGCCCACAGCTCTGCTTCCTGGAGAGTAATCCATATAGCCACTTGCTCTAGCCCATGTCCCCTCATTCCCACTGCTGTCCATGATGGTACCTTCACCAGAACCTGAACCTGCAGACTGTGAGTCTCTGAACCTTTGGTATGTCATTACAGTCATGAAAAGACTCCTGGCTCCAAACTGAAGAGAGAGGCATCAATGGGCCCCAGTGATGGTTGAAGCAATGACCTCATGCAGACCTGCGAGATGGGATGTTTTACATATAGATGACCAGTGGTGGGCATACATGCCACAACAAACAGAGTTTGAAATGATAGCCAGGGAACTCCCAGGAACACAAGCCAGAGAGTAAAGCCTCTAGAATGAGCTAAGAGAGTACCACACAGCCACTAGCTCTGCAGTCTCAGCCAGTCCTGCTGTGGACTGTGAAGCCATCCTGCAAGAGGAACCTGAGACAAGCAGAGGGTTACGGAAGAGACAGACATTGCAGGCACCCCAAGGATGGAGAATTAGGGTGTTGCTGAGTGGGGAACTCCTGGGAAATGGAGGCCATCTGGTGGTGGGGCAAGTCTCTAGGCTGTGCAAATAAGTTCAGCTGAGTAGCTTTCTGGTCCCACCTCCATGGCTGTGACAGGGAGTGGATGGGATGAGAACAGCACTCTACCAGCCAAGCTCTGCCACAGCCAGAGGGGAGCCATGTAAGAAATCAGGCCACACTTGACCCTTGCTGAGGTGACCACCAAGCCTGGTGTGAACATCTGCCTTTGTTCTAGTCACACCCAGGCCCAGACACTCCAGAATCACTCTGCTctgaccacacatgcacacacacacaaagcaagcacacacatgcatacaagccTATGTGTAAGTGGTGTGTGCCTACCTAAATATACACTTATCCATATACACACGccagtatgcatatatacattcttGGCCCCTGTCCCTGGGCCTTTGTACAAGAACTTCCAGCTTCTCCAGGACACTCCTCACTGACTGCTGTGACCAAAGTTAGGTGGCTGGAATCTTTTATTAATATCTACAACAGTGCCTGGCATAGAGTTGGTGCTCAGTGTTTACTGGATGTTGTATGGGACCAGGAGCTGTCAGCTAATGTCACCCATGGTCAGGAACACAGAGGAACTGTTGGCAAGCAGAGGCTGGCCATCTCAACAGTCTCACACACAGATCTGAGGACATGCAACCAGGGCTAGCTCAATCCTAGGACCTTGTCATGCTAGGACCACTTGTGGGTGGAAGCTGGAAGTCCGTAGTCTCCACAGGTCATGTATGAGTCAGTCAGAGGATTTCAGGCCCCAAGAGCTCTCCGTGTATGCTCTGTGAGGACCCAAGATGAGCTGAGTACAACCCCATGAGATGATTGTTTGTGCTAGGATTGACTTTAATCAGCA contains:
- the Slco4a1 gene encoding solute carrier organic anion transporter family member 4A1 isoform X1; translation: MAVRRLMVPVTELTTDSPLWVGAWWIGFLGTGIAAFLIAIPILGYPRQLPGSQRYVVMRAAETQQLKDHSRGAVSNPAFGKTVRDLPLSIWLLLRNPTFILLCLAGATEATLIAGMSTFGPKFFEAQFSLSASEAATLFGYLVVPAGGGGTLLGGFLVNKFKLRGSGIIRFCLFCTLTSLLAFFVFLMHCPNVHMAGVTTGYVGSLLPKGQLDLKAACNAIYCCQPKHYSPLCGSDGTMYYSPCYAGCPADAETDLGGQKVYRGCSCILEKASSGWGNATAGKCASTCQSKPFLLVLVFVVIIFTFLSSIPALTATLRCVSDRQRSFALGIQWIVVRTLGSIPGPIAFGWVIDKACLLWQDQCGHQGSCFVYENEAMSRYMLIAGLTFKVLGFLFFVAAYFLYKSPSVSSDGLEASLPSQSSASDSPTEQLQSNV
- the Slco4a1 gene encoding solute carrier organic anion transporter family member 4A1 isoform X2, producing MQSLRTELTTDSPLWVGAWWIGFLGTGIAAFLIAIPILGYPRQLPGSQRYVVMRAAETQQLKDHSRGAVSNPAFGKTVRDLPLSIWLLLRNPTFILLCLAGATEATLIAGMSTFGPKFFEAQFSLSASEAATLFGYLVVPAGGGGTLLGGFLVNKFKLRGSGIIRFCLFCTLTSLLAFFVFLMHCPNVHMAGVTTGYVGSLLPKGQLDLKAACNAIYCCQPKHYSPLCGSDGTMYYSPCYAGCPADAETDLGGQKVYRGCSCILEKASSGWGNATAGKCASTCQSKPFLLVLVFVVIIFTFLSSIPALTATLRCVSDRQRSFALGIQWIVVRTLGSIPGPIAFGWVIDKACLLWQDQCGHQGSCFVYENEAMSRYMLIAGLTFKVLGFLFFVAAYFLYKSPSVSSDGLEASLPSQSSASDSPTEQLQSNV